A portion of the Streptomyces erythrochromogenes genome contains these proteins:
- a CDS encoding polyketide synthase yields the protein MSERRPRQGGGPRPTDAAIVGMGAVFPGAADLAAYRRNLLAGTDCIGDVPPERWDPEVYFDPEAAAGPAAGDRFYCRRGGFVDGLAAFDPTRFGIMPAAVEGAEPDQMLALHATAEAIADAGGEDRLPADRSRIGVVLGRGGFMGVATARLDQRVRTAHQLAQTLRELAPELGERRIAAVRSAFQDALGPERPDASIGLVPSFTAARTANRLDLRGPAYTLDAACASSLLAVDQAVGLLAAGRCDAVVAGAVHHCHIATLWSVFTQLRALSPSGSIRPFDRRADGTLLSEGTGVVLLKRLADAERDGDRVYAVVRGTGVAGDGRAASLMSPLVAGQVRALERAWREAGLDPREAGALGLLEAHGTGTPVGDAAELDTLAQVFGPPGPDGPGIGFGSVKSMLGHTMQASGMAGLIKAALAVHEGVLPPTLHLEEPHPDLARTRMRPVAAAQPWERGPAPRRAGVNAFGFGGINAHAVLEEAPAAARPRLPVRRFLPLGGAVAPSGPAAHGDVLLIGADTPAELSARLAAASPVSGGEGPCRVAVVGPTPQRLALAAKVVARGRPWRGRGDVWFARQPLGGQVAFLFPGLEPEFAPVVDDVAERFALTPPRLTRGASLVERALDAIATGRFYARVLPALGVGADVLAGHSLGEWAAMVAAGMYPQEAADTFLDSLRPGDLRVPDLVYAALGCGAPRAQAALHGMDRVVLSHDNCPHQSVVCGEPDQVAAVVARLRADGVLGQELPFRSGFHTPMWEPYLGQVRAAFDRLPLRPGSLPVWSATTCAPFPSAPRDVRNLVVRHLLEPVRFRELALGLYEQGVRTFVILGPGSLPGFVEDTLRDRPHLSVSTSAPRLGGLAALERTCAALWSEGHTVFPAGSPTWLKAGAGPRDRPRVGASAEAAGGRSPVGAEPGSAQTGAPVPPGTAGRPDFRPGTARVGDGRSPVGAAEPDRAAGTGTGCAVPLDLGSPLVRLGEEARASLAGMLAPAPAPAPAARPVDRPVLLSALDAVLADTDAAARAVTGAWTASGSAPGPGRRTEPEAGTGTGPSPGAAPDAGSGAGSGLAAGAAGGGAQTLRLSLAELPCVRDHCVYLQPDGWSEDSDRFPVVPMTTMLELAADAARRHAPPGLAVVGYEDVRALRWLAVEPAVDVEVSVRPDGPGRMRVALGAYASVVVLFGERYEGPPAPDGTPLRDAGPAPVSAEALYRDRWMFHGPRFAGVHEVRAVGSDGIHGVLRVLPDPGALLDAAGQLFGHWMQLRLPVDRLVFPATVDRIRLYGPPLAPPELLAATARIRAVQDVTVRGDVELRRPGGEVWARIEGWTYRRFGADERVWPMKFTPEVCGIGEPRPEGWCLARRRWSDPASQELVMRRYLGAAEREVYERLAPRARAPWLLGRIAAKDALRGLLWDGGAGPVFPAEVPVGNDPAGRPLAEGPLTRGFRLSIAHKDRIAVALAHPDRAVGIDVEAVTADPDALVRIALGPGELRLAERLAAHGDRGLPAALTALWCAKEAAAKADGGGLGGRPRDWRVTGDRDSGELLVTSPDGAPYPVRTTLLTGTPPADPAIAGPPVTAPPTDHVVAWTPHPAAAAPAVPFHLTETRHGN from the coding sequence ATGAGTGAACGACGGCCACGGCAGGGCGGCGGCCCCCGCCCGACCGACGCGGCGATCGTCGGGATGGGCGCGGTGTTCCCCGGAGCCGCCGATCTGGCCGCCTACCGCCGCAATCTCCTCGCCGGTACGGACTGCATCGGCGACGTCCCGCCCGAACGCTGGGACCCGGAGGTGTACTTCGACCCGGAGGCGGCCGCCGGGCCCGCGGCCGGCGACCGCTTCTACTGCCGGCGCGGCGGCTTCGTCGACGGTCTCGCCGCCTTCGACCCGACCCGGTTCGGAATCATGCCGGCCGCCGTGGAGGGCGCCGAACCCGACCAGATGCTGGCCCTGCACGCGACGGCCGAGGCGATCGCCGACGCCGGCGGCGAGGACCGGCTGCCGGCCGACCGCTCGCGGATCGGGGTGGTGCTGGGCCGCGGCGGGTTCATGGGCGTGGCCACCGCCCGGCTGGACCAACGGGTGCGTACGGCGCACCAGTTGGCGCAGACCCTGCGCGAACTGGCGCCGGAGCTGGGCGAGCGGCGGATCGCCGCGGTGCGCTCGGCCTTCCAGGACGCCCTGGGGCCGGAACGGCCCGACGCCTCGATCGGGCTCGTCCCGAGCTTCACGGCGGCCCGGACCGCGAACCGGCTGGACCTGCGCGGGCCCGCCTACACGCTCGACGCGGCCTGCGCCTCCTCCCTGCTGGCGGTGGACCAGGCCGTGGGGCTGCTGGCGGCCGGGCGCTGCGACGCGGTGGTCGCCGGGGCGGTGCACCACTGCCACATCGCGACGCTGTGGAGCGTCTTCACCCAGCTGCGGGCGCTCAGCCCGAGCGGGTCCATCAGGCCCTTCGACCGCAGGGCCGACGGGACCCTGCTGTCCGAGGGCACCGGGGTGGTGCTCCTCAAGCGGCTGGCGGACGCGGAGCGGGACGGCGACCGCGTGTACGCGGTGGTCCGCGGGACGGGCGTGGCCGGGGACGGCCGCGCGGCGAGCCTGATGAGCCCCCTGGTCGCGGGCCAGGTACGGGCCCTGGAGCGGGCCTGGCGGGAGGCCGGCCTGGACCCGCGGGAGGCGGGCGCGCTGGGGCTGCTGGAGGCGCACGGCACGGGCACCCCGGTCGGGGACGCCGCCGAACTGGACACCCTGGCGCAGGTCTTCGGCCCGCCGGGGCCGGACGGGCCCGGGATCGGCTTCGGTTCGGTGAAGTCGATGCTCGGGCACACGATGCAGGCCTCGGGCATGGCCGGGCTGATCAAGGCCGCGCTCGCGGTGCACGAGGGGGTGCTGCCGCCGACGCTGCACCTGGAGGAACCGCACCCCGACCTGGCCCGGACCCGGATGCGGCCGGTGGCCGCGGCGCAGCCGTGGGAGCGCGGTCCGGCGCCCCGCCGGGCCGGGGTCAACGCCTTCGGCTTCGGTGGGATCAACGCGCACGCGGTGCTGGAGGAGGCCCCGGCGGCCGCCCGCCCGAGGCTCCCGGTGCGACGTTTCCTGCCGCTGGGCGGCGCGGTCGCGCCCTCGGGTCCGGCCGCGCACGGCGACGTACTCCTGATCGGGGCGGACACCCCGGCCGAGCTGTCGGCGCGGCTGGCGGCCGCCTCCCCCGTGTCCGGGGGCGAGGGGCCCTGCCGGGTCGCGGTGGTCGGGCCGACGCCCCAGCGGCTCGCGCTGGCGGCGAAGGTGGTGGCGCGCGGCCGGCCGTGGCGCGGCCGCGGCGACGTGTGGTTCGCGCGGCAGCCGCTGGGCGGGCAGGTGGCGTTCCTGTTCCCGGGCCTGGAGCCGGAGTTCGCGCCCGTGGTCGACGACGTCGCGGAGCGGTTCGCGCTGACGCCGCCCCGCCTCACCCGGGGCGCGTCGCTCGTGGAACGTGCCCTGGACGCGATCGCGACCGGCCGCTTCTACGCCCGGGTCCTGCCGGCCCTCGGCGTCGGGGCCGACGTACTGGCGGGCCACAGCCTGGGCGAGTGGGCGGCGATGGTGGCGGCCGGCATGTATCCGCAGGAGGCCGCCGACACCTTCCTGGACTCGCTGCGCCCGGGCGACCTGCGGGTCCCGGACCTCGTGTACGCGGCGCTGGGCTGCGGCGCGCCCCGGGCGCAGGCAGCGCTGCACGGCATGGACCGGGTGGTGCTCAGCCACGACAACTGCCCGCACCAGTCGGTGGTCTGCGGCGAACCGGACCAGGTGGCGGCCGTGGTCGCCCGCCTGCGCGCCGACGGGGTCCTCGGCCAGGAGCTGCCGTTCCGTTCGGGCTTCCACACCCCGATGTGGGAGCCGTACCTCGGCCAGGTCCGCGCGGCCTTCGACCGGCTGCCGCTGCGGCCCGGCTCCCTCCCGGTCTGGTCGGCCACGACGTGCGCGCCGTTCCCGTCCGCTCCGCGGGACGTGCGGAACCTGGTGGTCCGTCACCTCCTGGAGCCGGTCCGCTTCCGCGAGCTGGCCCTGGGGCTCTACGAGCAGGGCGTGCGCACCTTCGTCATCCTGGGTCCGGGCAGCCTGCCCGGCTTCGTCGAGGACACCCTGCGCGACCGCCCCCACCTCTCGGTGTCCACCTCCGCACCCCGGCTCGGCGGCCTCGCGGCCCTGGAACGCACCTGCGCCGCCCTCTGGTCCGAGGGCCACACGGTGTTCCCTGCGGGAAGCCCGACGTGGCTCAAGGCCGGGGCCGGGCCGCGCGACCGCCCGCGGGTAGGGGCCTCGGCCGAGGCCGCAGGAGGCAGGTCCCCGGTCGGGGCCGAGCCCGGCTCCGCTCAGACCGGCGCACCGGTGCCACCGGGGACCGCAGGCCGCCCGGACTTCCGGCCGGGGACGGCCCGGGTCGGTGACGGGCGGAGCCCGGTCGGCGCGGCCGAACCGGACCGCGCCGCGGGCACCGGTACGGGCTGCGCCGTCCCCCTGGACCTCGGGTCGCCGTTGGTGCGGCTCGGCGAGGAGGCCCGGGCCTCCCTGGCCGGCATGCTCGCCCCGGCCCCGGCCCCGGCACCCGCCGCGCGGCCGGTGGACCGGCCGGTGCTGCTGTCCGCTCTGGACGCCGTACTCGCCGACACCGACGCGGCCGCTCGGGCCGTGACCGGGGCATGGACGGCATCGGGAAGCGCTCCGGGGCCGGGCCGGAGGACCGAGCCGGAGGCCGGGACCGGAACGGGGCCCAGCCCGGGAGCCGCCCCGGACGCCGGGAGCGGAGCCGGGTCGGGCCTTGCGGCCGGTGCCGCAGGAGGCGGGGCGCAGACCCTCCGGCTTTCCCTCGCCGAGCTGCCCTGCGTACGGGACCACTGCGTCTACCTCCAGCCCGACGGCTGGTCCGAGGACTCCGACCGGTTCCCCGTCGTGCCCATGACCACCATGCTGGAGCTGGCCGCCGACGCCGCCCGGCGGCACGCCCCGCCCGGCCTCGCCGTCGTCGGCTACGAGGACGTACGGGCCCTGCGGTGGCTCGCCGTCGAGCCGGCCGTCGACGTCGAGGTCTCCGTCCGCCCGGACGGGCCCGGCCGGATGCGCGTCGCGCTCGGCGCCTACGCCTCGGTGGTCGTGCTGTTCGGCGAGCGGTACGAAGGGCCGCCGGCACCCGACGGCACGCCGCTGCGCGACGCCGGGCCGGCCCCGGTCAGCGCCGAGGCCCTCTACCGGGACCGGTGGATGTTCCACGGGCCGCGTTTCGCCGGGGTCCACGAGGTCCGGGCGGTCGGCTCGGACGGCATCCACGGCGTGCTGCGGGTCCTGCCCGACCCGGGTGCGCTCCTCGACGCCGCAGGGCAGCTCTTCGGGCACTGGATGCAGCTTCGGCTCCCGGTGGACCGGCTGGTGTTCCCGGCCACCGTGGACCGCATCCGCCTCTACGGTCCGCCGCTGGCCCCGCCGGAGCTGCTCGCCGCCACCGCCCGGATCCGTGCCGTGCAGGACGTCACCGTACGCGGGGACGTCGAGTTGCGCCGGCCCGGCGGCGAGGTGTGGGCCCGGATCGAGGGGTGGACGTACCGCCGCTTCGGCGCCGACGAGCGGGTCTGGCCGATGAAGTTCACCCCGGAGGTCTGCGGCATCGGCGAGCCCCGGCCGGAGGGCTGGTGCCTGGCGCGGCGCCGCTGGAGCGATCCCGCCTCTCAGGAGCTGGTGATGCGCCGCTACCTCGGCGCCGCCGAGCGGGAGGTCTACGAGCGGCTGGCGCCGCGGGCCCGGGCGCCCTGGCTGCTGGGCCGGATCGCGGCCAAGGACGCGCTGCGCGGGCTGCTGTGGGACGGCGGTGCCGGGCCGGTGTTCCCGGCCGAGGTTCCGGTCGGCAACGACCCCGCCGGCCGGCCGCTGGCCGAGGGGCCGCTCACCCGCGGCTTCCGGCTGTCGATCGCCCACAAGGACCGGATCGCGGTCGCCCTCGCCCACCCCGACCGGGCGGTCGGCATCGATGTCGAGGCGGTGACCGCCGACCCGGACGCGCTGGTCCGGATAGCCCTCGGGCCGGGTGAACTCCGGCTCGCCGAAAGGCTGGCCGCCCACGGGGACCGCGGCCTGCCGGCCGCGCTGACCGCGCTGTGGTGTGCCAAGGAGGCCGCCGCGAAGGCGGACGGCGGCGGGCTGGGCGGCCGGCCCCGGGACTGGCGGGTGACCGGCGACCGGGATTCCGGCGAGCTGCTCGTGACGTCCCCCGACGGCGCCCCGTACCCGGTCCGCACCACCCTGCTCACCGGTACTCCGCCCGCCGACCCGGCGATCGCCGGCCCGCCGGTCACCGCGCCACCGACCGATCACGTCGTCGCCTGGACCCCGCACCCCGCGGCGGCGGCGCCCGCCGTCCCCTTCCACCTCACGGAGACCCGTCATGGCAACTGA
- a CDS encoding alpha/beta fold hydrolase, with product MAVVLADSLHFHVQRLPAAAGADAPDRPAVVFLHGLVVDNLSSFYCPLAVPVARSGHEAVLYDLRGHGRTERPATGYDSRTAVRDLFALLAALGLGHRPVHLVGNSYGGTLALHAALARPDRVSGLTLLEPPLSGAWVENMVDTLSAAALSLEDSPVPAELRTLRLRKAANLTAIADALLNRTSLIDDIAASRPFTRADHARRACPALIVCGEHSELVHGARELARHAPRCELRILPGLGHDVLKESSGVLREAVLAHIAATAPTTPAASSAAATAARPRAGALVR from the coding sequence ATGGCCGTCGTACTCGCCGACTCCCTCCACTTCCACGTCCAGCGACTCCCGGCCGCTGCCGGCGCCGACGCTCCCGACCGTCCCGCCGTGGTGTTCCTGCACGGCCTGGTCGTCGACAACCTGTCCTCCTTCTACTGTCCGCTGGCCGTGCCGGTGGCCCGGTCCGGGCACGAGGCCGTCCTCTACGACCTGCGCGGCCACGGCCGCACCGAACGCCCCGCCACCGGCTACGACAGCCGCACCGCCGTACGCGACCTGTTCGCGCTGCTGGCCGCCCTGGGCCTGGGGCACCGTCCCGTGCACCTGGTCGGCAACAGCTACGGCGGCACCCTCGCCCTGCACGCCGCCCTGGCCCGGCCCGACCGCGTCAGCGGGCTCACCCTCCTCGAACCCCCGCTCAGCGGAGCCTGGGTGGAGAACATGGTGGACACGCTGTCGGCCGCCGCCCTCAGCCTGGAGGACAGTCCGGTACCCGCCGAGCTGCGCACCCTGCGGCTGCGCAAGGCCGCCAACCTCACGGCCATCGCCGACGCCCTCCTCAACCGCACGTCGCTCATCGACGACATCGCCGCGAGCCGCCCCTTCACACGGGCCGACCACGCCCGGCGGGCCTGCCCGGCCCTGATCGTCTGCGGGGAACACTCCGAGCTGGTGCACGGAGCCCGCGAGCTGGCCCGGCACGCACCCCGCTGCGAGCTGCGGATCCTGCCGGGCCTGGGGCACGACGTCCTCAAGGAGAGCAGCGGGGTCCTGCGGGAAGCCGTGCTCGCCCACATCGCGGCGACGGCCCCGACGACCCCGGCGGCCTCATCGGCCGCGGCGACGGCGGCCCGGCCGCGGGCAGGAGCTCTGGTCCGGTGA
- a CDS encoding glycosyltransferase yields the protein MLFTVPPLAGHVNPTVAVGAELAARGHEIAWTGPAGALARLLPAQALILPAGEEAGGAYSELHERWRNLRGVGALRFLWEEALVPLARAMVPGVERAVRAFGPDVVVADQQALAGPLVARRLGVPWATSASTSAELTRPFADFPKVGEWVAGQIAGLLAEFGAGRPPRAGEAQGWDPRFSERLVLVFSTPELVGTAGEFPAHHAYVGPAFGARPAAPGFPWQRLDPGRRRVLVSLGTLNQEAGARFYEAVLGAAERLSEEVQLVLAAPAAVVGEVPDHALLQESVPQLELLAHLDAVVCHAGHNTVCETLAHGLPLVVAPIRDDQPIVARQVVEAGAGVRVRFGRTRAEELRDALTAVLDDPGHRRAARRIQASFAAAGGAAAAADRLEKLI from the coding sequence GTGCTGTTCACCGTGCCGCCGCTGGCGGGGCACGTCAATCCGACCGTGGCCGTCGGGGCCGAACTCGCCGCCCGGGGCCATGAGATCGCCTGGACCGGCCCGGCGGGCGCGCTCGCCCGCCTGCTTCCCGCCCAGGCCCTGATCCTGCCCGCCGGCGAGGAGGCGGGCGGTGCGTACTCGGAGCTCCACGAGCGCTGGCGGAACCTGCGCGGGGTGGGTGCGCTGCGGTTCCTGTGGGAGGAGGCGCTGGTGCCGCTGGCCCGGGCGATGGTGCCGGGCGTGGAGCGGGCCGTGCGCGCCTTCGGACCGGACGTGGTGGTCGCCGACCAGCAGGCCCTGGCCGGACCGCTGGTCGCCCGGCGGCTCGGCGTGCCCTGGGCGACGTCCGCCAGTACCTCGGCCGAACTGACCCGGCCCTTCGCGGACTTCCCGAAGGTCGGCGAGTGGGTGGCCGGGCAGATCGCCGGCCTGCTCGCGGAGTTCGGCGCGGGCCGGCCGCCGCGGGCAGGGGAGGCACAGGGGTGGGACCCGAGGTTCTCGGAGCGGCTGGTGCTGGTGTTCTCCACACCCGAACTCGTCGGAACCGCCGGGGAGTTCCCCGCACACCACGCGTACGTCGGCCCGGCGTTCGGAGCCCGTCCGGCCGCGCCCGGGTTCCCCTGGCAGCGGCTGGATCCGGGGCGCCGGCGCGTACTGGTGTCCCTCGGCACCCTCAACCAGGAGGCCGGCGCCCGGTTCTACGAAGCGGTACTGGGCGCGGCCGAACGACTCTCCGAGGAGGTCCAGCTGGTCCTGGCGGCGCCCGCCGCCGTGGTCGGGGAGGTACCGGACCACGCGCTCCTCCAGGAGAGCGTCCCGCAGCTGGAGCTGCTGGCGCACCTGGACGCGGTGGTCTGCCACGCCGGGCACAACACCGTCTGCGAGACCCTCGCACACGGGCTGCCGCTGGTCGTCGCGCCCATCCGGGACGACCAGCCGATCGTGGCCCGGCAGGTGGTCGAGGCCGGCGCCGGAGTCCGGGTCCGGTTCGGCCGGACGCGGGCCGAGGAACTGCGCGACGCGCTCACCGCCGTACTGGACGACCCCGGCCACCGCCGGGCAGCCCGGCGGATTCAGGCCTCATTCGCCGCGGCGGGCGGGGCCGCCGCCGCGGCCGACCGGTTGGAGAAGCTGATATGA
- a CDS encoding class I SAM-dependent methyltransferase gives MTHPPLSRVHWTSAVLLAALGAGTVRAALRLRALPVLPVVPPTSAGVPRPAGWRLLTAGGVEPDAATFLTACAYAEGEGLRVLDLLPADLAAERALGLLRLVDPARYRWDRLGEGRGAGFAVLATEEVLERAGVDPGGPRPDPAELLALTRRLKEYAVGATGLAVAPGLSCGGPGDTGGPARAAELRAQGLPPGALAAAQLCGLALLAGAAGRQGRWGAAAAGLYWLQPYLVLGRPGSPLRPADLARATAARPVRSLVSAVRTARAAGPDRAPDAARAAAYRDDLAGGTDRFLEARRPDCPWCGSGRLSVRVRVPDLLQGKPGRFTLERCWDCGHVFQNPRLTPEGLDFYYRDFYDGRGGEGAGTVFGRLGAAYRGRAEMLLPHADPASWLDVGTGHGHFCNAARAVWPRTRFDGLDMGDGVREAERRGWVETGYQGQFPEFAPKLAGQYEVVSMYHYLEHTRDPLAELDAAAVALAPGGFLAIELPDPESRMGRLLGPAWLPWFQPQHQHLAPAANLREALADRGFTVVAEEHGPAHQGNDFFGAVALTATRLAPDPDRPWGPPATRRTRALAHAVRLAALPCFAGAAVLDALRTAAARRTDGGNAYRILARKDAR, from the coding sequence ATGACGCACCCTCCGCTCTCCCGGGTCCACTGGACCTCCGCGGTGTTGCTGGCCGCCCTCGGCGCGGGCACCGTACGCGCCGCGCTGCGGCTGCGGGCCCTGCCGGTGCTTCCGGTGGTGCCGCCCACGTCGGCGGGGGTGCCGCGGCCCGCCGGGTGGCGGCTGCTGACCGCCGGCGGGGTCGAGCCCGACGCGGCCACCTTCCTCACCGCCTGCGCGTACGCGGAGGGCGAGGGGCTGCGGGTGCTGGACCTGCTGCCCGCGGACCTGGCCGCCGAACGGGCGCTGGGGCTGCTGCGCCTGGTCGACCCCGCCCGCTACCGGTGGGACCGACTGGGAGAGGGGCGCGGCGCCGGGTTCGCCGTCCTCGCCACCGAGGAGGTGCTGGAGCGGGCCGGGGTGGATCCTGGCGGTCCGCGCCCGGACCCGGCGGAACTGCTCGCGCTGACGCGCCGTTTGAAGGAGTACGCCGTCGGCGCGACGGGGCTGGCCGTCGCCCCGGGCCTGAGCTGTGGAGGGCCCGGGGACACCGGGGGCCCGGCGCGTGCCGCGGAGCTGCGGGCCCAGGGGCTGCCGCCGGGCGCGCTGGCCGCCGCGCAGCTGTGCGGGCTGGCGCTGCTCGCGGGCGCCGCCGGGCGCCAGGGCCGCTGGGGTGCGGCTGCGGCCGGGCTGTACTGGCTCCAGCCGTACCTGGTGCTGGGCCGGCCCGGGTCGCCGCTGCGGCCGGCGGATCTGGCCCGGGCCACCGCCGCCCGACCGGTGCGCTCCCTGGTCTCCGCCGTGCGTACGGCCCGGGCGGCCGGCCCGGACCGCGCTCCCGACGCCGCTCGGGCGGCCGCGTACCGGGACGACCTGGCCGGGGGCACCGACCGCTTCCTGGAGGCGCGCCGTCCGGACTGCCCGTGGTGCGGCTCCGGCCGGCTCTCGGTGCGCGTGCGGGTGCCCGACCTGCTCCAGGGCAAGCCGGGCCGGTTCACCCTGGAGCGGTGTTGGGACTGCGGGCACGTCTTCCAGAACCCCCGGCTGACCCCGGAGGGGCTGGACTTCTACTACCGCGACTTCTACGACGGGCGCGGCGGCGAGGGCGCCGGCACGGTCTTCGGCCGGCTGGGCGCCGCCTACCGGGGGCGCGCCGAGATGCTCCTGCCCCACGCGGACCCGGCGTCCTGGCTGGACGTCGGCACCGGGCACGGACACTTCTGCAACGCGGCGCGGGCCGTGTGGCCGCGGACCCGGTTCGACGGGCTCGACATGGGCGACGGGGTCCGCGAGGCGGAACGCCGCGGTTGGGTGGAGACCGGATACCAGGGCCAGTTCCCCGAATTCGCCCCGAAGCTGGCGGGCCAGTACGAGGTGGTCAGCATGTACCACTACCTGGAGCACACCCGGGATCCGCTCGCCGAGCTGGATGCGGCGGCGGTCGCCCTCGCCCCCGGCGGGTTCCTGGCGATCGAGCTGCCCGATCCGGAGTCGCGGATGGGGCGGCTCCTCGGCCCGGCCTGGCTGCCGTGGTTCCAGCCGCAGCACCAGCACCTGGCCCCCGCCGCGAACCTGCGCGAGGCGCTGGCCGACCGCGGGTTCACGGTCGTCGCTGAGGAACACGGACCGGCCCACCAGGGCAACGACTTCTTCGGCGCGGTGGCGCTCACGGCGACGCGCCTGGCTCCCGACCCGGACCGGCCGTGGGGCCCGCCGGCCACGCGCCGGACCCGGGCCCTCGCCCACGCCGTACGGCTGGCGGCGCTGCCGTGCTTCGCGGGTGCGGCGGTGCTCGACGCGCTGCGCACGGCGGCGGCCCGGCGCACGGACGGCGGCAACGCCTACCGGATCCTGGCCCGCAAGGACGCCCGGTGA
- a CDS encoding galactokinase, translated as MTGPAGSVGPVAATTGTPTGPAARAAGPTATVPEDPDPDPGPSGRAAGTTASGGARPDTAGLAGGDLARRATADPLFRLVAYALEAAHGRPPAAVWSAPYAFRLGSPGLVAAAGWPTAAAAAPRDDGLVRLSSLGHPADGCDLPLTLSGPLPDAPAWAVRPYTVLRALARAGYGRGGTDLHVQGSLTGAAGLATAEPADCAVALAVADVHSAAGERPDRAFLARLLAGAVPEGDDGLRRAVFHARPGRALLLGARPRRRRYVAFDPAASGARLVLMAVRGGAADRPRELARAVSCARRAGALSAWPPGQRPGRSLLMLLPETRLTAVRSAVAEDFRGRGRPVPRFLNIVVAGAARREE; from the coding sequence GTGACCGGCCCGGCCGGCTCCGTCGGCCCCGTCGCCGCGACCACGGGCACGCCCACCGGTCCGGCCGCTCGGGCTGCCGGCCCCACGGCCACCGTTCCGGAGGACCCGGACCCGGACCCGGGCCCGTCCGGGCGGGCGGCCGGGACGACCGCTTCCGGCGGAGCCCGGCCCGACACTGCGGGCCTCGCCGGAGGCGACCTGGCCCGCCGGGCCACCGCCGATCCGCTGTTCCGGCTCGTCGCCTACGCCCTGGAGGCCGCGCACGGGCGGCCCCCGGCCGCCGTGTGGAGCGCCCCGTACGCCTTCCGGCTGGGTTCCCCCGGGCTCGTCGCCGCCGCGGGCTGGCCGACGGCCGCCGCCGCGGCTCCCCGCGACGACGGCCTGGTGCGGCTCAGTTCCCTCGGTCATCCGGCGGACGGCTGCGATCTGCCGCTCACCCTGTCCGGGCCGCTGCCCGACGCGCCCGCCTGGGCCGTCCGGCCGTACACCGTGCTGCGGGCCCTGGCCCGCGCCGGGTACGGCCGCGGCGGGACGGACCTGCACGTGCAGGGCTCGCTCACGGGCGCCGCCGGACTGGCCACGGCCGAGCCGGCCGACTGCGCGGTGGCGCTGGCGGTGGCCGACGTGCACTCGGCGGCCGGCGAGCGGCCCGACCGCGCGTTCCTGGCCCGGCTGCTGGCCGGGGCCGTGCCGGAGGGGGACGACGGCCTGCGCCGGGCGGTGTTCCACGCCCGGCCCGGCAGGGCCCTGCTGCTGGGGGCACGGCCGCGGCGGCGCCGGTACGTCGCCTTCGACCCGGCGGCCTCGGGGGCACGGCTGGTGCTGATGGCCGTACGGGGCGGGGCCGCGGACCGCCCCCGGGAGCTGGCCCGTGCCGTGTCCTGCGCCCGCCGGGCCGGGGCGCTGAGCGCCTGGCCGCCCGGGCAGCGGCCGGGGCGGAGCCTGCTGATGCTGCTGCCCGAGACGCGTCTGACGGCGGTGCGGTCCGCGGTCGCGGAGGACTTCCGCGGCCGGGGCCGGCCCGTACCGCGCTTCCTGAACATCGTCGTGGCCGGTGCGGCCCGGCGCGAGGAATGA
- a CDS encoding alkaline phosphatase family protein: MPTHPPSPTARTRRRALWSAAVAGIGTLGLLGAFTVANSQAAEPGSAAPAAAAAALPAYDHVVVVVYENKQYGEIIGSANAPYINQLANGGASLTGMKALTHPSQPNYFNLFSGSTQGITGDGCYTPQSMTAPNLGQELIAAGKTFATYNEDLPGEGSTVCTNGQYAQKHNPWFAFKNVPLNTGKTWTQFPQNNFAALPDLSFVVPNQCNDMHSCSVGTGDTWTRNNIDAYAQWAKANNSLLVLTWDEDNYLGSNQIATVFYGAKVKTGKYATAFNHHHLLRTFEDLFGTATHAGNAANVQPISEVFDTSAQPTPTPTPTPTPTPTPTPTPGGLKLADPGPQTCKFNQSCTVQLSATGGRPPVRYAATGLPWGLTVDAATGRISGKPWSVGTIPITATATDSTGTTVTAAFPLTVNWF; encoded by the coding sequence ATGCCCACGCACCCACCCTCACCGACGGCGCGCACGAGACGCCGCGCCCTGTGGTCCGCGGCCGTCGCCGGGATCGGCACGCTCGGCCTGCTCGGCGCCTTCACGGTCGCCAACTCGCAGGCGGCCGAGCCCGGTTCGGCTGCTCCGGCAGCCGCCGCGGCGGCCCTGCCCGCCTACGACCACGTGGTGGTCGTCGTGTACGAGAACAAGCAGTACGGGGAGATCATCGGGAGCGCGAACGCCCCGTACATCAACCAGCTGGCGAACGGCGGCGCGAGCCTGACCGGCATGAAGGCGCTCACCCACCCCAGCCAGCCGAACTACTTCAACCTCTTCTCCGGATCCACGCAGGGCATCACCGGGGACGGCTGCTACACGCCGCAGTCGATGACGGCGCCCAACCTCGGCCAGGAGCTGATCGCGGCCGGCAAGACCTTCGCGACGTACAACGAGGACCTGCCGGGCGAGGGTTCCACCGTCTGCACGAACGGCCAGTACGCGCAGAAGCACAACCCGTGGTTCGCCTTCAAGAACGTGCCGCTGAACACCGGTAAGACGTGGACGCAGTTCCCGCAGAACAACTTCGCGGCACTGCCCGACCTGTCCTTCGTGGTCCCCAACCAGTGCAACGACATGCACTCGTGCTCCGTCGGCACCGGTGACACCTGGACCAGGAACAACATCGACGCCTACGCGCAGTGGGCGAAGGCCAACAACAGCCTGCTGGTGCTGACCTGGGACGAGGACAACTACCTGGGGTCGAACCAGATCGCCACCGTCTTCTACGGCGCGAAGGTCAAGACGGGCAAGTACGCCACGGCCTTCAACCACCACCATCTGCTGCGGACCTTCGAGGACCTCTTCGGCACGGCGACGCACGCGGGCAACGCGGCCAACGTCCAGCCGATCAGCGAGGTGTTCGACACCTCGGCGCAGCCCACGCCGACGCCGACCCCCACACCGACGCCCACCCCCACTCCGACCCCGACCCCGGGCGGTCTGAAACTGGCCGACCCGGGCCCGCAGACCTGCAAGTTCAACCAGTCCTGCACCGTCCAGCTCAGCGCCACCGGCGGCAGGCCGCCGGTCCGGTACGCGGCCACGGGTCTGCCCTGGGGTCTGACCGTCGACGCCGCCACCGGCCGGATCAGCGGCAAGCCGTGGTCCGTCGGCACGATCCCGATCACCGCGACCGCGACCGACTCCACGGGCACGACCGTCACGGCCGCCTTCCCGCTCACCGTCAACTGGTTCTGA